In Rattus norvegicus strain BN/NHsdMcwi chromosome 1, GRCr8, whole genome shotgun sequence, a genomic segment contains:
- the Or52n1b gene encoding olfactory receptor Olr164 — MSLLNVSSLTPASLILNGIPGLEEVNLCIFFPLFTMYSIALTGNFGLIYLIYSEEVLHRPMYIFLALLSFTDVLMCTSTIPNTLFISWFNFKKIDFKACLAQMFFVHTFTGMESGVLVLMVLDLYIAMCYPLRYATILTNVVIAKAGMLTFLRGVALVIPFIFLTKRFPYCKGNVIPHTYCDHISVAKISCGNVQINAIYGLMVVLLIGDFDIPCITVSYTMILWAAVSLSSADARQKAFSTCTAHICAIVITYVPAFFTFFTHRFGWHTIPSHIHIIMANLYLLMPPTMNPIVYGVKTKQIQKRVIRFFFKGRENSSHKF; from the coding sequence ATGTCACTTCTAAATGTCAGCAGCCTGACTCCAGCTTCATTAATCCTCAATGGCATCCCTGGTCTGGAAGAGGTTAATTTGTGCATCTTTTTCCCACTGTTTACCATGTATAGCATTGCCCTTACAGGGAACTTTGGACTTATATATCTTATCTATTCTGAAGAGGTCTTACACAGACCTATGTACATCTTCTTAGCCCTTCTTTCCTTCACAGATGTGCTCATGTGCACCAGCACCATTCCCAACACTCTCTTCATATCGTGGTTCAATTTCAAGAAGATTGACTTTAAGGCCTGCCTGGCTCAGATGTTCTTTGTGCACACTTTCACAGGAATGGAGTCCGGGGTGCTTGTGCTTATGGTCCTGGACCTCTACATAGCCATGTGTTACCCTCTGCGCTATGCCACTATCCTCACTAATGTGGTCATCGCCAAGGCAGGGATGCTTACTTTTCTTCGGGGAGTGGCTCTTGTCATTCCCTTCATATTCCTCACCAAGCGCTTTCCGTACTGCAAGGGCAATGTCATCCCCCACACCTACTGTGACCACATATCTGTTGCTAAAATATCCTGTGGCAATGTTCAGATCAATGCCATCTATGGTTTAATGGTTGTCCTCCTGATTGGGGACTTTGACATCCCGTGCATCACAGTTTCCTACACCATGATCCTTTGGGCCGCTGTGAGTCTGTCATCAGCAGATGCTAGACAGAAAGCTTTCAGCACCTGCACTGCTCACATATGTGCCATTGTCATCACCTACGTCCCAGCCTTTTTCACCTTCTTTACACACCGCTTTGGGTGGCATACCATCCCTTCCCACATACATATCATTATGGCTAATCTGTATCTACTCATGCCTCCCACCATGAACCCTATTGTGTATGGGGTGAAAACCAAGCAGATACAAAAGAGGGTCATTAGGTTCTTTTTTAAAGGGAGAGAAAATTCTTCTCATAAATTTTAA